A stretch of the Aegilops tauschii subsp. strangulata cultivar AL8/78 chromosome 4, Aet v6.0, whole genome shotgun sequence genome encodes the following:
- the LOC120962596 gene encoding uncharacterized protein — MAMGNNGVKVTYIETQFVTSDAASFKSLVQRLTGKSGAQAAAAPPLHRPRPCRAAAAEKTSAVTGAPSYFTSTTAGSVSAAADHVPAAAFAANPGDYSELEGLWDYSELFCAAERCHGDSYSDLLY, encoded by the coding sequence ATGGCCATGGGCAACAATGGCGTCAAGGTCACCTACATCGAGACGCAGTTCGTCACCTCCGACGCCGCGAGCTTCAAGTCCCTCGTACAGCGCCTCACGGGCAAGTCCGGCGCTCAAGCCGCGGCCGcgcccccgctccaccggccgcgcCCCTGCCGCGCTGCCGCAGCCGAGAAGACGAGCGCTGTTACTGGAGCGCCGAGCTATTTCAcgtccaccaccgcgggctcggTCAGTGCAGCTGCGGACCACGTGCCGGCAGCGGCGTTCGCTGCCAACCCCGGCGATTACTCGGAGCTGGAGGGACTTTGGGATTACTCGGAGCTGTTCTGCGCAGCCGAACGGTGCCATGGCGACAGTTACAGTGATCTCCTCTATTGA